Below is a genomic region from Rosa chinensis cultivar Old Blush chromosome 5, RchiOBHm-V2, whole genome shotgun sequence.
CTCAAGTGAAGGAAAGCTCCGAAGTCTTCCCGAACTTGGCAAACACCAACAACTTTTAATGGTAAAGATTCTTTTCTGGCCCGCGTTATCTTGTATGCTCCACCACTGCTTTCATCACCAAACAGTGCTTTTGCTTCTGCTGGCTCCTTAAAAATAGAGGCTCTTCTCAAATGGAAAGTGAAGATCCTAGAAAAAGCCTAGAGCTGCTCACAATTAATTTTTCGCCAAAAAATTACTTCCTCAGAGATTGAAAATATATGTTCAATCCTGAGTAAAAATATTGATGACAGTGAAAGTAAAATCAAGCAACCCAATTAAATGACCATGAAAATTATGAAAAACTCCACTATAACCTGCTTGAGCCAAGGCATTCCTCCAAgcaccatcagtattaattttaACCCATCCCATTATATGAGGAAACCAATTAACTTCAATACCGAAGCGCATCTAATCCGACAAAGGTGTATATACAGATTGTTATACATGGTACCTAAAACCAAGCTTAAGTCCAACTGACTTGGATCAAGGTATATACAccttttcagaaaacaaaatcCTACCTGACTTTGATTAAATCTGCATTTAGATATTTTGACAATTGACATACTACTTGCACTGTAGATAGTACAAATCACAAGCATTTAAAAAGTTATCTGAATTTACCTGAATTCATAAGGTCAATAGAATTGTTCAGACTTGGTCCTTTGACAAGCCAGCAAGGCACTTTAATCTTTGTCTTGTTCCTATCCTATGCCCTTTTATAATTTGTTGATTGTTGGCTTTTGGTTGCTTATTGTTTTTGCGTACTTTGTTGCTAGAAACTTTGGTCCAGTCATGCCTGATGCCTCTTGAGAGACTTACTGGAAGCCCAAAAAGAGAGACAACGACAAGGTCGAGATCTAGATCGGCACGGCATCGTTTTGGCATAGGTTCCTCTTTATTTTCTCCAAGAAACACAAATTTATAGAAGGAACTTGTTTAAGAGAATTGTAGCAGAGTAAATTCATCAATATTTGGTTGAGATTTTTTGTTTCCAGTATTAATTTCTGATGGAAAGGAGATTTAGTTAGTTCTGGGTACAATATCGATTGGATTGTGAATTCATTGTATGTTACTTTCTGGATTCTGATTAATGGAATTGTAAAATtatcaaaaataataataatttagcactaattttttttttttgaataacaaCACTCTTAGTCTCTTACCCAAAAAAATCAGTGTGAGATAGGGTTTATGTATTTGACACAAAATTCCAGTGTGAATCAGAAAGTTGTTTACACGTATTACATTTAATTACGGATAATTAATATTTGTGGAATGATAGTGGGACCCACATTtaatattcacacggacaattaaatccgtgtgagatgagtaTTAGCCCCTCTTCAAATGGCACGGTAAATCAATCTGTGCGTGTACCGTAGATAAAAATTTGTGTGAGATAGTCTTATTTCACACAAATTAAAATCTGTGGGTAATTATTTTTTGCTAGTAGTGCCTGCAGAGTAATGTTTTATTAAATGAAGGAATGCCAACAATATTGTACAAAAAGAAAGCCAGGTTTCGAAATCATACCCAGAATAAGTAATCTGACCTCATAGACTTACTTTTTCAATAAAAGAGAGATGTAGAAATTGTGGAAATTAATATAAAAACTTCATAATTTGATATCTTCATACTACGTATGCGAGACAAAAAGGATTAAATGATCTTTATGTAAAAATTGCAATGGCAAAACCTAGCAGAGCCGCTCTTCTAGGGTTCTACTCAAGATTTGTCCCCCAATCCTCAATGGGGCTCTTTCTGATACTATCAATGGGATCAGATAATATGTCCTAGTTGTCTTGTGCTTCCATTCGACATGAGCTGTTGGGTGAGGAACTGATTGGGATCTGTGGATTGCGATCGGGTTCGGGCCAAGGATTGAAGGtgtctgataggagcattttaatgtgatattttagtagttaattcctcatattttgcttagttaattccttaatcGAAtcgttttttttaattgaatttctatttttaggtacattggagtagatgaagaagaaatgagtgttaggtccataattacctagaaatgatggagaaaaatggaaatgcactaaaaaggtCAACTttacacattttcctactccggctaggagaaaccaagccatgcgaggaagaaggagcggTCGCCTGAaaaaatgaactccaaatgagcttaaactctccagatccattctagacatcctaagaaacatttcttatgaagagtgcaagatctagatagaagtggaaggccttcaaaatatcggtccaattttctgcagaagcaaaactggaaaactggacctgtaaggagtccagcagcatttcAGCCCAAAGAATTataccaaaagctctgaaattctacccggatgatctacactcatagaggaacatttgttatgaagaagtcacggAAAAAATCTGAAGTCTTGGTCGAGAATtaattgaaggaaaaataagCAGAAAGTGACTTAAACCTAACAAATttcattagtgtttaagtgcttaaacctaacaattccattagtgtttaagtgctcaaacctaacccatcatgatttgtttaaggcaaAACACTATGGCTTgatagcctataaatagaggctaCAAAGAAGTaacaacacattccttcattcatctcatcttctagTTTTTAgttacattccttcatccatctcatcttctttgtctctccattctctagtttttagttacattccttcatccatctcatcttctttgtctctccattttcctctccattctctagttcttagtttcaTTTCCTAGTCTTCTAGTTTTGCatcttcaagcaaggagaggaagaagaagaagcagtcgtgaagacatagcctccatcgtccaccttgaagacttgcttccaagattaaAGATTCCgtcgttcaagctctccatctccatctcccctcatggtgtaattcattctttttccttgtaatcttttgttttccttgtttgaattcatatgaacttgtttctagttaacaataacgtttagggcaaagtttaagcccaacttctatgtttaaataaagttttcgaattccataattgtgattctaagttgcttatgtgagtttgttcgattgaatttgcttgatagaaaacttttatatgtttatcttatttgggtcgacacttataggatttgcatgtaattggtgctagatttaggtaaacgattcacctaatagttttgtgaacctaaatcacaaGTAGTAGTTTAGACAAAGGTCGAGTTCgatcaattgaagaggattgcaaataggtgaacttattcatactaggttgtgcacttaagtttataacctttctctatgcttcttgcattgaacatgttttgattagctagctttctagactttgattgcatgtttaataggattgatctagatgctttcacttaggttaattagtaaaggaaagtaaaatatgggaaattgtttgcttattaacgtttcacatgatcgacttctttctcatgacttagatgatcaattataggatttgaattgagtttaatcatatggaattgattttgatctttgtttcttacatttcattcttatacatgtgtttttacattttctttattttgtttagtttaattttcgaaaccataattcttaaaccccccttttatttcattatttgtatatatttctattctttatattatttttgtaaataatactttattattttaattctttatttgtttacacaattacaggtgtaccctcaatccccggatagaacgatccctatttaccatatactaacgatgacattttacagggttaaattttGCGCTTACTTTGAGCGTGTCAGTGTCATCGGAGACCGGCCAGATCAGAACTTTGGTTGAGCGGATGAGGCACAATTTGAAAGGTACAGCATTCGGCGGTGCGCAATTTGGTGCGACAGATTGGAAAGTGTGTGGGTTGTCGATTCGACTCCTAGGAGGATCGAAGGGGCGGCGAGCAGTGGCGGCATAGAGCGGCCACTGAGAGCGCGGCTTAAAGGGTGGGGTGCAGATCCACCCGGCTTTGTGCAGACGGAACCTCCCCGGAGAGTGACGGCTGTGTGTCATGGCCACGCAGTGATCGGTCTTTGGCTTGGGACTGTGAGGCGCCTATCCGGCACAAGTGACGGTGTTTGGTGTGAAGCTGATGAGGTTAAGGTGGATTGCCGCGGGCGAGAGTCGGGGTTGAGCACCGTTTCTGTGTGGGTGCCCAGAGGAAGTGGGCTTGGCCCCCTTCAAGGTGGGCTTTTGTTTGTGCCAGCTTATTGAAGCTTTTTCAGCTAATGTCTggtttcgtatttgggatccaAGAGATTCGACGTATTTTATTGCGTAGATTAGGCAAGGTCGATCATACTACCGGTTATTTTGATGGAAGATTACCGTCTATTCGACGTATTCTAATGCGTGGAAGTATGGTCGATCATACCATTAATAAGTTGATCTTTATATAGCTCGGGTTCTTTCCGATGCTCCATAAAATGCTTTATAGCATCCCTTAGTGTCTTCGTTAGGTTTTCATTCCGatgtcttgttgcatctagtattgttttgattatttttcattttgatgtagtttctacattTATAAGCTGTAATTTCTATTATTTTCATTAATAAAGTTGGTTgactattactctaaaaaaaaaaaaaaaagatcgttATGTCATGTCCTCTCACCTATATTTGCATTTTGTTTCCTCACCAAATTACACTGCTTTTGAAATTGGAAATAAAGTAATGAACATAATTTAGGAAATAACAACCGCACCGTAGGTGCAGCGGGACGCTGCCGGCGGCAAAACGGTAGGAAATTCTATTCGTCTTGATCCGTTCACCATGCAAATTCTACGCCAGGACTTACTTCTATCACTCTCATTTTGAAATCAAAGACAAGATACAAAGTTCCAATTTCAACTTGAGGGATAGCAGACGAGACTTTGGTGAAACTTCTACGCCAGggcttaaaattaaaaaaatgaataaattttcTTGGGCTATTCTCACTTCCATCACTTTCATTTTGAAATCATAGAAAAGCTGCGTAGTTTCCAATTCAACTTCTGGGATAACAGACGGTGATTAAGACTCAATTAAACAAAAGCTCCAAAGTCTCCCCAAATTAACCAAAACCATAACAGTTCAGAAAGCAAAATCAAATTATAATTTAGATCCATgtattttgaattttgtaattctGGTTTATATATCAACAATATTTGTAGTCTACATCATATTTTTGTTATATTGGCATCAACGTGTGAACATACTTCTCATCTACAAGGTTAGTTTCGTTATTCTCTCCAACTCAAACTATCTGTCTAACATGCAGATTCAAAATAATCAAACTTGAATCTGTGAAGCACAAAAATTTATTTTGTGATTCGCTAAAGGTCGAAAAGTTATGTGACCGTTCTTTATGAGACAAACTGAGACATCCTATGGCCAGCAACTTGGAACATGCAATCCACTTGGAGAAACTGAATGTAATGTGTGGATATAGACATGAATATCATCTAAATCACTCAGCCACAACATGAAGATGGATTATATTAGATGTTCCTGGAATATTAGGAGACGTGAAAGATATCAGAATCTCGGAACTAAGACCATGAAAGTCAGTGGAACTTGGCTATTCGTTGAAGGTCGAAATAATGTAAATGACACAAATGTTGAATTTTGTAAACACTTGCATGTGGTCCATATTGTAAAGTCAGAAATAAGGGGCTAATAAAGAAAATTTGTCCCTCTCAAGAAATTATGCGCATGACCAAGCAAAGGCTTACATGTGTGATCATCTTCTATATAATTACAGCATGCTTGGGTTTCCACAGCTAACTTGGCATGCAATCACTATTTTAGTTCCAAACCCATTGGTACACTGCTATCACTCTGATAAATATCAGTACTAATTAGTTTGTCAAAAATGGCTTTTGAAAAAACCTTGTTGTGATTGCCATATTCATCCTCTTGGAGACCTCAGCATCCCAAGCCACATCTCGCACACCGTCCAAAGCAACCCTTGCTGAGAGACATGAGCAATGGATGGCCGAGCATGGGCGTGTCTATCCGGATAGCACAGAGAAGAGAAGGCGTTTTGTCATATTCAAGGAGAATCTAGAGTTTGTGGAGAAATTCAACAATGACGGGGAGAAGACCTACAAGTTAAGCGTCAATGAGTTCTCCGATATGACCAATGAAGAATTCCTCAGCCATCATACTGGATACAAAACGCCCACAGGCTCCAGTTTAACAAGATCACCCAAACAAATGCCCGGCCTTTATTTTCCACGCCCACACATTGATTATCCAGATAGCGTTGACTGGAGGGAGCAAGGAGCTGTCACCGATATTAAGAATCAAATTCCATGTAGTAAGTTATTGAGAAGCTAGCACCATATATCTGTCAAACGTTCCTTGTATTATTTATTTCCTGTATCCACTCATTCTTGCTTGATTGAGAAATCCATGCATTAATTTTTGGTATGATATATGTAGATGCTTGCTGGGCATTTGCGGCGATGGCAGCCGTGGAAGGGATTACATTTATCAAAACTGGCCAACTGGTCTCGTTGTCCGAGCAACAACTTTTGGACTGTGACAAGTCGAGCAATGGCTGCCAAGAAGGTGACATGGAAGCAGCTTATACATACATAATAGAAAATGGAGGAACTGCTACTGAAGAAGAGTACCCATACC
It encodes:
- the LOC112167469 gene encoding ervatamin-B, yielding MAEHGRVYPDSTEKRRRFVIFKENLEFVEKFNNDGEKTYKLSVNEFSDMTNEEFLSHHTGYKTPTGSSLTRSPKQMPGLYFPRPHIDYPDSVDWREQGAVTDIKNQIPCNACWAFAAMAAVEGITFIKTGQLVSLSEQQLLDCDKSSNGCQEGDMEAAYTYIIENGGTATEEEYPYLNTSVRQKCDTQKEKKHATHISDFVFVPESNQRALHKAVSMQPVSVAISANGTEFKSYKRGVFSGPCDGPLNHAVTIIGYGTENGTGTNYWLIKNSWGETWGEKGYMRILRSTTSSMDDGLCGLAIQAYYPIV